A single window of Hyphomicrobiales bacterium DNA harbors:
- a CDS encoding Catechol 2,3-dioxygenase-like lactoylglutathione lyase family enzyme — translation MPHVFDHTGFITPSLEKSVAFWTDVMGFEPRPIVERSGEWVPPFTGIDGATLRIAHLFSHDAHLEFIEFATASGEPIAAQANQVAVGHVCFKVDDLDATVNKILAGGGTLAGKITTITEGAAAGIRGLYMRDPLGVLIELLEKAPAKG, via the coding sequence ATGCCGCATGTTTTTGACCACACGGGCTTCATAACGCCATCGTTGGAAAAATCCGTGGCGTTCTGGACTGACGTGATGGGCTTCGAGCCCCGTCCGATCGTCGAGCGCAGCGGCGAGTGGGTGCCTCCCTTTACGGGGATTGATGGTGCAACCCTCCGTATCGCCCATCTTTTCAGCCATGACGCGCATCTCGAGTTCATCGAATTCGCGACTGCCAGCGGCGAGCCGATAGCCGCGCAGGCCAACCAGGTCGCGGTCGGCCATGTCTGCTTCAAAGTCGACGACCTCGACGCCACGGTGAACAAGATCCTCGCAGGCGGCGGCACGCTCGCTGGCAAGATCACAACCATCACTGAAGGCGCTGCAGCCGGGATTCGTGGCCTTTACATGCGCGATCCGCTCGGTGTTCTCATAGAGCTCCTGGAAAAGGCTCCCGCGAAGGGCTGA
- a CDS encoding putative TIM-barrel enzyme (Evidence 3 : Putative function from multiple computational evidences) — MSKRFTRTEILGRLRAQMDAKQSILVVGAGNGLVARCAEQAGADLVVVYNSGYFRLNGHPSMVGNLPVGDANEIMLRLGERAVIPATKDMPVVGGAYGVDPTRDMDRLLEQISGVGFSGIINFPTVGRIDGQYRKDLEAAGLGFFREADMVRRARDKDMFTMAYVYSPEDTRMMVEAGVDVIVGHCGLTAGGDVGSRNAMPLDNAVSTLKTLFEAAKSAREDIILLSHGGPISSPEDAEYVNFHTDAVGFVAASSVERIPIEETLKSACRSFKSIKVKC, encoded by the coding sequence ATGAGCAAACGCTTCACCCGGACTGAGATTCTCGGCCGCCTGAGGGCGCAGATGGATGCCAAGCAGTCCATCCTCGTGGTCGGTGCGGGCAACGGCCTCGTTGCACGCTGCGCCGAGCAGGCAGGCGCTGATCTGGTCGTTGTTTACAACTCTGGCTATTTCCGCCTCAACGGCCATCCGAGCATGGTCGGCAACCTGCCGGTCGGTGACGCGAATGAGATCATGCTCCGCCTCGGCGAGCGGGCCGTTATTCCCGCCACCAAGGATATGCCGGTCGTTGGTGGCGCTTATGGCGTCGATCCGACCCGCGACATGGATCGGCTGCTCGAGCAGATTTCCGGTGTGGGCTTCTCCGGCATCATCAACTTTCCGACTGTCGGCCGCATCGACGGGCAGTACCGGAAGGATCTGGAAGCTGCCGGCCTCGGCTTCTTCCGTGAGGCTGACATGGTGCGGCGCGCCCGCGACAAGGACATGTTCACCATGGCCTATGTCTACTCGCCCGAGGACACGCGGATGATGGTGGAAGCCGGCGTCGACGTGATCGTTGGCCATTGCGGCCTCACCGCCGGCGGCGACGTGGGATCGCGCAATGCCATGCCGCTCGACAACGCCGTCTCCACCTTGAAGACGCTCTTCGAGGCAGCCAAATCCGCGCGCGAAGACATCATTCTCCTCTCACATGGCGGCCCGATCTCTTCCCCCGAAGATGCGGAATACGTGAATTTCCACACGGATGCAGTCGGTTTCGTCGCGGCCTCGAGCGTAGAGCGCATCCCGATCGAGGAAACGCTGAAGTCCGCCTGCCGCAGCTTCAAGTCGATCAAGGTTAAGTGCTGA
- a CDS encoding conserved hypothetical protein (Evidence 4 : Unknown function but conserved in other organisms) produces the protein MGTCAVVIAGTLDTKSEEIGYIRSALEKRGRRVIVIDCGILGRPSLTADFPREAVAKAGGGDLAALVARRDRETALPVMIAGLEHILGELLAKGEVAGYLGIGGGTNAAFAATAFRQMPFGLPKMLVSTVACGNTRPFVGIKDALLFHSVVDILGLNTFLRSILDRAVAAMDAMLAVAPATSARSGRGCVGLTSFGSTTEGAEHALAILQPEGLEVLGFHARGVGGEAMEALIREERIDAVLDLTTTEVADEIVGGICSAGPHRLEAAGERGLPQVILPGAVDMVNFGPRATVPERFRGRSFVSHTPLATLMRTTPEENVEIARFIARKLNAAKGPVAVVLPLGGFSAYDRKDGPFWDPAADDAFHSTLRAELASHIPVIDVDAHINDRATINAATSLLIDMINAKKNEARP, from the coding sequence ATGGGCACCTGTGCCGTCGTCATCGCGGGCACGCTCGATACCAAGAGCGAGGAGATCGGATACATCCGGTCAGCGCTCGAGAAGCGCGGGCGACGGGTCATCGTCATCGACTGCGGGATTCTCGGCCGCCCGAGCCTGACGGCCGACTTCCCCCGCGAGGCTGTGGCCAAGGCGGGCGGCGGCGATCTCGCCGCGCTCGTCGCCCGGCGCGACCGGGAAACCGCCCTGCCGGTGATGATTGCAGGTCTGGAGCACATCCTGGGCGAGTTGCTCGCCAAGGGCGAGGTTGCCGGCTATCTCGGCATCGGCGGCGGCACAAACGCGGCATTTGCCGCAACCGCCTTCCGCCAGATGCCATTCGGCCTGCCCAAGATGCTGGTGTCCACGGTTGCCTGCGGGAACACACGCCCCTTCGTCGGCATCAAGGACGCGTTGCTCTTTCATTCGGTCGTCGATATCCTCGGCCTCAACACGTTCCTGCGCAGTATTCTGGATCGCGCCGTCGCGGCCATGGATGCGATGCTCGCGGTCGCCCCAGCGACCTCTGCGCGCTCCGGCCGGGGCTGCGTTGGTCTGACGAGCTTTGGTTCGACGACCGAGGGGGCCGAACATGCGCTCGCGATCCTGCAGCCGGAAGGCCTCGAGGTGCTCGGTTTCCACGCCCGTGGCGTCGGCGGCGAGGCTATGGAGGCCTTGATCCGAGAGGAACGGATCGACGCCGTTCTCGATCTGACGACCACTGAAGTGGCGGATGAAATCGTCGGCGGCATTTGCAGCGCCGGCCCCCATCGCCTTGAGGCGGCGGGAGAACGTGGCCTGCCGCAGGTAATCCTGCCCGGCGCCGTGGACATGGTGAACTTCGGTCCGCGTGCAACAGTGCCCGAGCGTTTCCGCGGACGCAGTTTCGTTTCGCATACGCCGCTCGCCACGCTGATGCGTACGACTCCGGAAGAGAATGTCGAGATTGCGCGCTTCATCGCACGCAAGCTCAATGCGGCCAAGGGCCCGGTTGCGGTCGTTCTGCCGCTGGGCGGCTTCTCCGCCTATGACCGCAAGGATGGTCCCTTCTGGGATCCCGCTGCGGATGATGCATTCCACAGCACGCTCCGCGCGGAACTCGCTTCCCATATTCCCGTGATCGATGTCGATGCGCACATCAACGATCGCGCGACGATCAACGCCGCGACTTCGCTTCTGATCGATATGATCAACGCAAAAAAGAATGAGGCTCGCCCATGA
- a CDS encoding putative dehydrogenase (Evidence 3 : Putative function from multiple computational evidences), with protein MDQVRLGIVGCGRISEAHGIAAERLGGAVRFTSCADVNEESARRFAHKFGSNSIYTDAREMMAKESLDGVVFATWPAQHREQIQAAIDSGVRFILCEKALALTGAEAREMWQAATAAGVTLVEAFMYTHHPVIGELDKLVRREVSGAIDSIRSSFSMYAPDPEGGKETWRQRKETGGSVPYDRTCYPVNILSRYADALPAQVYASGTISPRYGTITRLFGEVTYENGRVGLIETSNAAIFTQEVQITCANRVYRLSTPFTLAGDATIFEYEALRFSHVKTIEHPVPSEYPLQDDLPSYQAYKPQLARFVDVVRGRSAPSPRLIDSVINSYTLDALVESMTNNTIVKVDIPDDVRDAWHATRSGN; from the coding sequence ATGGATCAGGTGCGGCTCGGTATCGTCGGCTGCGGACGTATTTCGGAAGCTCATGGCATCGCGGCGGAGCGGCTCGGCGGTGCTGTGCGCTTCACGTCTTGTGCCGACGTCAACGAAGAATCCGCGCGGCGTTTCGCGCATAAGTTCGGCAGCAACAGCATCTATACCGATGCGCGGGAAATGATGGCGAAGGAGTCGCTTGACGGCGTCGTCTTTGCGACCTGGCCGGCGCAGCACCGCGAGCAGATCCAGGCTGCCATTGATTCTGGCGTCCGCTTCATCCTGTGCGAAAAGGCGCTTGCGCTGACCGGCGCGGAGGCACGTGAGATGTGGCAGGCCGCGACAGCCGCCGGGGTCACGCTGGTCGAAGCCTTCATGTACACGCACCATCCCGTCATCGGCGAGCTCGACAAGCTTGTGCGGCGTGAGGTGAGCGGAGCTATCGATTCCATCCGCTCCAGCTTCAGCATGTACGCGCCCGACCCCGAGGGCGGCAAGGAAACATGGCGGCAGCGCAAGGAGACCGGCGGTTCGGTCCCTTATGACCGCACCTGCTATCCCGTGAATATCCTCAGCCGCTATGCGGATGCTCTGCCCGCGCAGGTCTACGCCTCTGGCACCATCAGCCCCCGTTATGGCACGATCACGCGGCTTTTTGGCGAGGTCACCTACGAGAACGGCCGCGTCGGCCTCATCGAAACGAGCAACGCCGCGATCTTCACACAGGAGGTCCAGATCACCTGCGCCAACCGCGTCTATCGTCTGTCGACCCCCTTCACGCTCGCCGGCGACGCCACGATCTTCGAATACGAGGCGCTCAGGTTTTCCCATGTGAAGACGATCGAGCATCCCGTTCCATCCGAATATCCGCTTCAGGACGATCTGCCGTCCTATCAGGCTTACAAGCCCCAGCTCGCCCGCTTCGTCGACGTCGTGCGCGGCCGGTCGGCGCCGTCGCCACGCCTGATTGACTCAGTCATCAACTCCTACACGCTCGACGCGCTCGTCGAGAGCATGACCAACAACACGATCGTCAAGGTCGACATCCCTGACGACGTCCGTGATGCCTGGCATGCCACCCGGAGCGGCAACTGA
- a CDS encoding Sugar phosphate isomerase/epimerase, protein MRLGCTLFAPSTIEELRALCDKLDCYGLSAIIAPRQLEHFTEDEAIAYGEEARKLGIVIGEAGFWENLLTDDVELRQSRLKRFRTVLRNADLMGCRSTNTLVGTKHPSDRPLFPHAYNFTDACKAEFRDIVLRALDGIDLKVSKYGVEPWYTSFFYQPEDIRAFIDSVDHPRFGVHMDQGNMISHASFYDTTSMIERTFKLLADKVVSVHIKDIQWEGAHFGLRWNEVYIGEGTMDLASYLKKIATLDADITCYCEHFAEERDYAVNFARLHQIAKRAGTAFLPRCA, encoded by the coding sequence GTGCGTCTCGGCTGCACTCTGTTCGCACCCAGCACGATCGAAGAACTCAGGGCACTTTGCGACAAGCTAGACTGCTATGGCTTGTCTGCCATCATCGCCCCGCGTCAGCTGGAACATTTCACCGAAGATGAAGCCATCGCCTATGGTGAGGAGGCCAGAAAACTTGGCATCGTCATTGGCGAGGCCGGCTTCTGGGAAAACCTTCTGACGGACGACGTTGAGCTGCGCCAGAGCCGCTTGAAGCGCTTTCGGACGGTCCTGCGCAATGCGGATCTGATGGGCTGCCGTTCCACCAATACATTGGTCGGCACAAAACACCCATCCGATCGCCCCCTGTTTCCGCATGCTTACAACTTTACGGACGCTTGTAAGGCCGAGTTCCGGGACATCGTTCTGCGCGCGCTGGACGGGATTGACCTGAAGGTCTCCAAATACGGGGTCGAGCCCTGGTACACCTCGTTCTTCTACCAGCCCGAGGACATCCGCGCCTTCATCGATTCCGTCGATCATCCACGCTTCGGTGTCCATATGGACCAGGGCAACATGATATCGCATGCCTCCTTCTACGACACGACGTCGATGATCGAGCGTACGTTCAAATTGCTCGCCGACAAGGTCGTCAGCGTTCACATCAAGGATATCCAGTGGGAAGGCGCGCATTTTGGCCTTCGCTGGAACGAGGTCTATATCGGCGAAGGCACGATGGATCTTGCGAGCTACCTCAAGAAAATCGCGACGCTGGACGCCGATATTACCTGCTACTGCGAGCATTTCGCGGAAGAGCGGGACTATGCGGTGAATTTCGCTCGTCTCCACCAGATCGCCAAGCGCGCGGGCACCGCCTTCCTGCCACGCTGCGCCTGA
- a CDS encoding Carbohydrate ABC transporter substrate-binding protein (CUT1 family) translates to MGSINKVQYLLAGAVLAIACSQASAADVTIGFLSSQKPGAFSDVIASFEKANPGIKVQAQYIPFDQLNAQVQARLGSGDTSVDVYTVDEPRVPYYAHRGFLMDLSDHRAEIEAASNAAPIAGASYDGKIWAFPFWTTAQFLFYNKDLLNKAGLPEPTGDPAKRLTWEELLPNGKKAQEAGAKWGFAFDQNDRYYELQPLYESLGYGPGLKGDKLLEPALTSDGWIKTTDWYRNLYADGLAPRGVTYEQMPALFSSGQLAYMVGGVWHARAFRNAEGLNFGVAAMPYFKDGKPVTPTGSWTIGVNPKSTKKDAALAFAKYITLNAEGALQASTVAPQPPANKSAFEAYLKRESEAGKTPAFGDIVRYDLANTAVNRPRTIGYVVFEENMNKTFSDIRNGAEAKPSLERAEGVLRAGFGRLN, encoded by the coding sequence ATGGGATCAATCAATAAAGTTCAGTATCTGTTAGCTGGCGCAGTTCTCGCCATAGCCTGTTCCCAGGCTTCGGCTGCCGATGTGACGATTGGTTTTCTATCCTCGCAGAAGCCCGGCGCGTTCAGCGACGTCATCGCAAGCTTCGAGAAGGCTAATCCGGGCATCAAGGTCCAGGCGCAATACATCCCATTTGACCAGCTCAATGCGCAGGTGCAGGCGCGCCTCGGTTCGGGTGACACGAGCGTCGACGTCTACACGGTGGACGAGCCGCGCGTTCCTTACTACGCCCACCGCGGCTTCCTGATGGATCTGTCCGATCACCGCGCCGAGATTGAGGCCGCTTCCAATGCCGCGCCGATTGCAGGCGCGAGCTACGATGGCAAGATCTGGGCGTTCCCATTCTGGACCACGGCGCAATTCCTTTTCTACAACAAGGATCTCCTGAACAAGGCGGGGCTTCCCGAGCCGACCGGTGACCCTGCCAAGCGCCTGACCTGGGAGGAGCTTCTTCCGAATGGCAAGAAGGCGCAGGAAGCTGGCGCGAAATGGGGCTTCGCCTTCGATCAGAACGATCGCTATTACGAACTGCAGCCGCTCTATGAGAGCCTTGGCTATGGCCCTGGCCTCAAGGGTGACAAGCTGCTGGAGCCGGCGCTGACAAGTGACGGCTGGATCAAGACCACGGATTGGTATCGCAATCTTTACGCTGACGGCCTTGCGCCCCGTGGTGTCACCTATGAGCAGATGCCGGCGCTCTTCTCGTCGGGCCAGCTGGCTTACATGGTGGGTGGCGTGTGGCATGCGCGTGCCTTCCGCAACGCCGAGGGCTTGAACTTCGGTGTTGCGGCGATGCCTTACTTCAAGGATGGCAAGCCTGTCACGCCTACTGGCTCTTGGACCATTGGCGTCAATCCGAAAAGCACCAAGAAGGATGCGGCGCTCGCCTTCGCGAAGTACATTACCCTCAATGCGGAGGGGGCTCTTCAGGCCAGCACGGTGGCGCCTCAGCCGCCGGCCAACAAGTCGGCGTTCGAGGCTTATCTCAAGCGTGAAAGCGAAGCCGGCAAAACGCCCGCCTTCGGCGATATCGTCCGCTACGATCTTGCCAACACGGCGGTCAATCGTCCTCGCACTATCGGCTATGTCGTGTTTGAAGAGAACATGAACAAAACCTTCAGCGACATCCGCAATGGCGCCGAGGCTAAGCCTTCGCTGGAGCGGGCCGAGGGTGTGCTGCGCGCCGGCTTCGGACGCCTGAACTGA
- a CDS encoding Carbohydrate ABC transporter membrane protein 1, CUT1 family — protein MALVGHGRNGSRWGEALRSSSLGAALLFLAPALIAVVVLRIWPAGLALWQSLHEPGAAPGFANMGFGNYTYLLSDPVFIESLTTTFLFLIIVNPVQIGLALLLALAMDKALPAGGLWRTLMLLPVAVPQSVSAIILGVAFRPDGPVNALLATIGIPPQGFMTSTSQALMTIIMIVSWVGVGYWMTFLLAGLRDIPHILYEAAEIDGANSWQRFWHVTLPQLRRTLTFVLVANTVANFLVFAPVQILTKGGPQGSTNLIMNEIYTRGFLSGDMSGAAAATVILVALVIVVVGIQFRMMTERAKS, from the coding sequence ATGGCTCTGGTCGGGCACGGCCGGAATGGCTCACGCTGGGGAGAGGCGCTTCGGTCCAGCTCCCTCGGCGCTGCACTTCTCTTTCTGGCGCCAGCGCTGATCGCCGTCGTCGTCCTGCGTATCTGGCCGGCGGGATTGGCGCTCTGGCAATCCCTGCATGAGCCAGGAGCCGCGCCCGGCTTTGCCAATATGGGATTTGGCAACTACACCTATCTCCTGAGCGACCCGGTTTTCATCGAGTCGCTCACCACGACTTTTCTTTTCCTGATCATCGTCAATCCGGTGCAGATTGGCCTTGCTCTCCTTCTGGCGCTCGCCATGGACAAGGCTTTGCCGGCGGGCGGGCTGTGGCGCACGCTCATGCTTCTGCCCGTCGCCGTGCCGCAGAGCGTCTCGGCGATCATCCTCGGCGTGGCCTTCAGGCCAGACGGGCCGGTCAATGCCTTGCTTGCCACGATCGGCATCCCTCCCCAGGGCTTCATGACATCGACAAGCCAGGCGCTGATGACGATCATCATGATCGTCAGCTGGGTCGGGGTTGGCTACTGGATGACCTTCCTGCTCGCTGGGTTGCGTGACATTCCGCATATTCTCTACGAAGCGGCGGAGATCGACGGCGCCAACAGCTGGCAGCGCTTCTGGCATGTCACCTTGCCGCAGCTCAGGCGCACACTGACTTTCGTGCTCGTCGCCAACACGGTAGCCAACTTCCTGGTTTTTGCGCCGGTCCAGATTCTGACCAAGGGCGGGCCGCAGGGTTCGACCAACCTCATCATGAACGAAATCTACACACGCGGCTTTCTCTCCGGAGATATGTCCGGCGCGGCGGCCGCGACCGTCATTCTCGTCGCCCTCGTCATCGTTGTGGTCGGCATACAGTTTCGGATGATGACCGAGCGGGCAAAATCATGA
- a CDS encoding Carbohydrate ABC transporter membrane protein 2 (CUT1 family): MKTSGPWLRFAFVVACCIVVMLPLWWAAASALRPSEEVFRYLSPISIWTLIPKQWTLSNFVALSQGPFAQAMINSALVTTLTVVIGLAVCAMAAFALAVLEYPGRGVIFAIMVVSFLIPFDSIAVPLSELFRSLELQNSYAGLILPGIGNGLAVFMLRQFFMAIPKELSEAAKIDGLGWGGIFLRIYLPLSRPALIGAGLILFVFQWQAYLWPLLIAPNPDYHVASVAIASFAGQYDVDYGQMFGGAVVTALLPMAILLIFQRYFIASLASSGSKE; the protein is encoded by the coding sequence ATGAAGACCAGCGGTCCCTGGTTGCGCTTCGCCTTCGTGGTCGCGTGCTGCATCGTCGTGATGCTGCCCTTGTGGTGGGCTGCGGCAAGCGCGCTGCGCCCAAGTGAGGAGGTTTTCCGCTACTTATCGCCGATCAGCATCTGGACGTTGATACCCAAGCAGTGGACGCTTTCCAACTTCGTTGCTCTGAGCCAGGGGCCGTTCGCGCAGGCGATGATCAATTCTGCGCTGGTGACGACGCTCACGGTTGTCATCGGTCTCGCGGTATGTGCAATGGCGGCCTTCGCGCTCGCCGTGCTTGAATACCCCGGCCGCGGTGTCATCTTCGCCATCATGGTGGTGAGCTTCCTTATTCCCTTTGATTCGATCGCCGTGCCGCTTTCGGAGCTTTTCCGTAGTCTTGAGCTGCAGAACAGCTATGCCGGCCTCATTCTGCCGGGCATTGGGAACGGATTGGCCGTCTTCATGCTGCGTCAGTTCTTCATGGCCATTCCCAAGGAGTTGTCGGAAGCCGCGAAGATTGACGGTCTTGGTTGGGGTGGCATCTTCCTGCGCATTTATCTGCCTCTGTCGCGACCGGCGCTCATCGGTGCTGGCCTCATCCTCTTTGTGTTCCAGTGGCAGGCGTATCTCTGGCCGCTTCTGATCGCACCGAACCCCGACTATCACGTCGCGTCGGTGGCGATCGCAAGCTTCGCTGGACAGTACGACGTCGACTATGGACAGATGTTTGGCGGCGCTGTTGTCACCGCCTTGCTGCCGATGGCTATTCTCCTGATCTTCCAGCGTTATTTCATCGCGTCGCTCGCTTCTTCAGGCTCGAAGGAGTGA
- a CDS encoding Transcriptional regulator: MLTAEPTARRFVSAQQVAELAGVSRSAVSRAFTPGASIAAETRQKVMRAAEELGYQVNDLARGLLAHRSRLVGLVVTKPELGFRAHLVAALTRALIRRGNVPFIINTGISEPEMRAAQTALFGYRAEATIILSGSPPSSFVELARQNGQPLIMIGRSEPDCDHIQIDNAGAARKAAHLFAARGLRRLALAGSASGTPSIIERGQAFVSEARRLGAEVIAAQGRDSDYAGGQEAAARLFRSSQPPEAVFCVNDLIAFGLIDAARNRNGLIVPHDLQVIGFDDIPEAAWDAYRLSTFRQDPDEIAGSAIALLDRRLADPLAPPSTTRLEAAFVQRSSSTVAITPV, from the coding sequence ATGCTTACCGCGGAGCCGACAGCGCGGCGTTTCGTCAGCGCGCAGCAGGTGGCCGAGCTTGCGGGCGTGTCACGCTCCGCCGTATCCCGCGCCTTTACGCCGGGGGCCAGTATCGCGGCGGAAACACGCCAGAAGGTCATGCGCGCGGCGGAGGAACTCGGCTATCAGGTCAACGACCTCGCGCGCGGCCTGCTCGCCCATCGCAGCCGACTGGTGGGCCTCGTTGTGACGAAGCCGGAACTGGGGTTCCGGGCCCATCTGGTGGCCGCGTTGACGCGCGCCCTGATCAGGCGCGGCAACGTGCCGTTCATCATCAATACCGGCATTTCCGAACCGGAAATGCGCGCGGCGCAGACCGCCCTTTTCGGCTATCGCGCGGAAGCGACCATTATCCTGTCCGGCTCGCCCCCCTCTTCCTTTGTAGAACTCGCCCGCCAGAATGGCCAACCGCTCATCATGATCGGACGGTCGGAGCCCGACTGCGACCATATCCAGATCGACAACGCGGGCGCGGCGCGGAAGGCGGCGCATCTTTTCGCCGCGCGGGGGCTGCGACGACTGGCCCTCGCAGGCTCAGCATCCGGCACGCCAAGTATTATCGAACGCGGGCAGGCTTTCGTCAGCGAGGCCCGGCGGCTCGGCGCGGAGGTTATAGCGGCGCAAGGCCGCGACTCCGACTATGCGGGCGGGCAGGAGGCGGCCGCTCGGCTGTTCAGGAGCTCGCAGCCTCCTGAGGCCGTGTTCTGCGTCAACGACCTGATCGCTTTCGGGCTCATCGACGCGGCGCGCAACCGCAACGGCCTCATTGTGCCCCACGACCTCCAGGTGATCGGCTTCGACGATATTCCTGAAGCCGCATGGGACGCCTACCGTCTGAGCACCTTCCGACAAGATCCGGACGAGATCGCCGGATCCGCCATCGCGCTCCTCGATCGCCGGCTCGCCGATCCTCTCGCACCACCCTCCACCACGCGGCTGGAAGCGGCCTTTGTCCAAAGGTCGTCCAGCACGGTGGCGATCACCCCGGTGTAG
- a CDS encoding Spermidine/putrescine ABC transporter permease — MSLAIPAVPGLARSRIDLWWIPRAIVLGLIAFAIFGPLTNLALWAVAERWYFPHALPIDYGFSYWARVFSPRGNALEALTNSLLVAILTVIVSLMLAIPAGYALARLKLPFRAVILLAFLIPQAFPNLTVYVNIARLFYQIGLNGTIAGVVLVHVTHGLVYAVWIATAAFSAVDRELEEAARSVGASALRAFRDVTLPLAAPGLLASAIFVFLESLDEFTGSYFVGAPDVNMLPLLLYTAGAGGNYQVASITAILLLIPSIGFMLVVERFLKSDVLSKVGH, encoded by the coding sequence ATGAGCTTGGCCATTCCGGCGGTCCCCGGCCTCGCCCGCTCGCGCATCGATCTCTGGTGGATACCGCGCGCCATCGTACTTGGACTAATTGCCTTCGCGATCTTCGGCCCGTTGACCAATCTGGCGCTCTGGGCGGTCGCCGAGCGCTGGTATTTTCCCCACGCACTACCTATCGACTATGGGTTCAGCTACTGGGCGCGCGTGTTTTCGCCGCGCGGCAATGCCCTCGAGGCGCTGACCAACAGCCTGTTGGTCGCCATACTCACCGTGATCGTTTCGCTGATGCTCGCGATCCCCGCCGGCTACGCGCTCGCGCGGTTGAAATTGCCCTTTCGCGCCGTGATCCTGCTCGCCTTTCTCATTCCCCAGGCGTTTCCCAACCTGACGGTCTACGTCAATATCGCCCGCCTGTTTTACCAGATAGGCCTCAACGGCACGATCGCCGGTGTCGTGCTGGTGCATGTCACGCATGGGCTTGTCTATGCGGTGTGGATCGCGACAGCCGCCTTCTCCGCGGTAGACAGGGAGCTGGAGGAAGCCGCGCGCTCCGTCGGAGCCAGCGCGCTGCGCGCCTTCCGCGACGTCACCTTGCCGCTGGCGGCGCCCGGACTTCTCGCCAGCGCGATCTTCGTCTTCCTGGAGTCGCTCGACGAATTCACAGGCAGCTACTTCGTCGGGGCGCCGGATGTAAACATGTTGCCGCTCCTGCTCTATACTGCGGGCGCCGGCGGCAATTACCAGGTGGCTTCGATCACCGCGATCCTGCTTCTCATTCCGTCAATCGGATTCATGCTGGTCGTGGAACGCTTTCTGAAATCCGATGTGCTGTCGAAGGTCGGTCATTGA
- a CDS encoding ABC transporter permease subunit gives MTKRLFGLLLVLPALAVIVFLFIVPLAASGIGAFVVDGGYGFGNFTKSFALYTSDIIFTVMIVTLSTVLIGLFAIAIGGYLTLGENPRAVALLRWLYRWPMFIPFIVVGQVLRTFLAKNGLMNNVLMALGVITPLQATSFLDWRGIVIAFVWKQTPFVALLVAGAMASVDRGTLEAARNLGASRLRILWEILVPQVATTLMVGLVLSFVTMMSVLSVPLMINAQSPTMITADIAFRINAYGDYGVANALGLISLAATACVAWIYLRHSVRERA, from the coding sequence ATGACCAAACGCCTCTTCGGACTGCTCCTGGTCCTGCCCGCCCTCGCGGTGATCGTCTTCCTCTTCATCGTGCCGCTTGCCGCATCGGGGATCGGGGCATTCGTGGTGGACGGCGGCTATGGCTTTGGCAATTTCACCAAGTCTTTTGCGCTCTACACGTCCGATATCATCTTCACCGTGATGATCGTCACCCTGTCGACGGTCCTCATCGGCCTGTTCGCGATCGCCATCGGCGGCTACCTGACGCTTGGAGAAAACCCGCGCGCCGTCGCCTTGCTGCGCTGGCTCTACCGCTGGCCGATGTTCATCCCCTTCATCGTCGTCGGGCAGGTGCTGCGGACGTTCCTCGCCAAGAATGGCCTGATGAACAATGTGCTCATGGCCCTTGGCGTCATCACCCCGCTGCAGGCCACCAGTTTCCTCGATTGGCGCGGCATCGTCATCGCCTTTGTCTGGAAGCAAACGCCTTTCGTCGCCCTGCTGGTCGCCGGCGCCATGGCCTCCGTCGACCGCGGAACACTGGAAGCTGCCCGCAATCTCGGCGCTTCCCGTCTGCGCATTCTCTGGGAGATCCTGGTGCCGCAGGTGGCGACGACCTTGATGGTCGGCCTCGTCCTGTCCTTCGTCACCATGATGTCGGTGCTATCAGTGCCTCTGATGATCAATGCCCAGTCGCCGACCATGATCACCGCGGACATCGCCTTTCGCATCAATGCCTATGGCGACTACGGCGTGGCGAATGCGCTCGGCCTCATTTCGCTCGCCGCGACGGCCTGTGTCGCCTGGATCTACCTGCGTCACAGCGTGAGGGAACGGGCATGA